GCGAAGGTCATGATGTGGCAGTTGGCTGGCTTTTAGATAAGGACGGTGATGATGTATACTATGCATCAGGTGGGCAGGGGATAGGTCTTACAAACTCTGTTGGAATATTTGTTGATACCAGGGGTAATGATGATTACTGTTCAAGGGAAGGGATGAGTCAAGGGGGTGCAAACTGGTCAAGGGGGACTGGTGGGATAGGTTTGTTTATTGATTTGCAGGGTGAAGATAGATATGCAGAGAAAGACAAGGGTAAGAATAATCATATTTGGACTTCTGGCACCTATGCCTTAGGAATGGACCTTGAGGCAGTAGAACCGAAAAAAGAACCCTGGGAAGATACGATTACCACATTCCCCGAACTTGATACAATGCAAAGTGATTCCGCGAAAATGGCAAGGCTTTTTTATTATGGTTCGTTGTGGGAGGTCCGGGCGGATATTCCTAAGGCAAAGACAGGCAGAAGGATCTTAATAAATGAGTTCAAAGAAAGGGCTGTTGAGTATATCTTTAAAAATGAGATGCGGACATTTGATGGTCTCAAACTTCGGGCGATTGAAGAAGTTTTCAAGGCATTCAAGGACACCGCTGCTTTTTATTTATACCAGGGTCTGCATAATGAAAATGATACAATTGTCAGAAATTCTATTTATCTTTTTGGACAACTCGAATACACAAAGGCAAAAGATACATTGAGATTGATGCTTGAGAAGAAGCCCGAAGATAAGGTTGCTGGTGTTTTGATCTATACACTCGGGAAATTGAAGGATACCCTTGCGATTCAAATTTTTAATCAATACTACAGACACAAGAACGAAAGAATGAGACTGCGTGTTGCTGAGGCGCTGCAGAATATTAAAGACACAACAGGATTGCCGATTTTGGTTAAACTTCTAACGGATTCATCTTATATTGTAAAAGTTGCAGCAATGGAAGGAATGGCACAACTCGGCAAATACGCGCTGGATAGGGTAGAGGGAGAATTAAAGACCGTGCGGAAAGAACACTATCTTGCCCTTTTAATAAAGACAATGGCGAAGATATACGCAAAAATGGATAACAAGGAAAAGACAACTGAGTACAAGAAACATCTTGCTGAAATTGTTAAGAAGTATCTCAAATCTGATTACCCAGCACTGAAAAAAGAAACACAGAAATTTATTGATTTAATCGAAGGCAGAGGTCTGCTGGAGTCTGAAGAATTATTTCTTTTTCCCGAAGATATTATGGATTAGAAAATAAATAATGTGAGGCGAGGTTCCAGCTTAAAGGAAATAGAAGATGTAAATCTAAAGAGACTGTTTAATGATTCAAATTTTGTTGATAGCCGCATTCTGAAGGTAGCGACTACCTCTAATAATCCAGCGCGCATAAAATTAATTTGACAAAAAACAGAGGGGCCTAGAGAATGCTGCAGTCTTGACATCATTTCAAAATTATTTATAATATCTTAATGAAACTTGAAGAGGCAAAAAAAGAGATTGAAAAATTGCGCAAAGAGATAAACTACCACAATTATCGTTACTATGTTCTTAACCAACCCGTCATTTCGGATTACGAATATGATCAGTTATATAAAAGATTGGTGGAACTGGAAAAGAAATTTCCGGAATTGATCACCCCGGATTCGCCTACCCAGCGCGTGGGAGGTGAACCTTTAAAGGAATTCAAGACAGTAGAACATAAAATAAAGATGCTCAGTCTTGATAATACCTATTCCGAAGAAGAACTTTTGGAATTCGATCGTCGTGTAAAAAAAGGTCTGGGGCGAACAGTTAAGTATGAGGTGACCCTTAAGATTGATGGCGTTGCAGTTACTCTTCATTACAAAGATGGTAAATTTGTCCTCGGTGCCACCCGGGGCGACGGCATCCACGGTGATGATATCACCCAGAATATAAAAACTATCAAGTCAGTGCCATTGGAATTGCTTACCGATGATCCGGAATTGAAGAATATTGAGGTGCGGGGAGAAGTCTATCTTTCCAAGAAAAATTTTGAGAAGATTAATAAAGAGCGTGAAGAAAAAGGCGAACCAATTTTTGCCAATCCGCGTAATGCTGCGGCTGGGACCTTAAAACTTCTGGATCCGAAAGAAGTCGCCAGACGAAATCTTGACCTTTTTATTCATACCATTCCGGTCCAGCCCGGACCACATCATACCTCACATTTTGAGACTTTAAAGAAACTCGGAACTGCTGGTTTTAAGGTAGTGCCCCATATTGAATTATGCAACGATATCAATGAAGTCATAAAATATATGAAAAAGTGGCAGGATAAGCGTGATGAGCTTGAATATGAAGTAGATGGATTGGTTATCAAGGTCGATAATTTTGCAGACCGGGAACTGTTAGGTTATACGATAAAAAGCCCGCGCTGGGCAATAGCTTATAAATATCCCGCTCGCCAGGCAATAACGAAGTTAAAAGATATCCAATTACAGGTGGGGAGAACCGGACGGGTGACGCCGGTGGCTATTTTAGAACCGGTGCCATTATCGGGCACGACGATTTCCCGGGCAACACTACATAACGAGGACGAAATTAAAAGAAAGGACATAAGGATTGGTGATTATGTGATAATTGAAAAAGGTGGTGAGGTAATACCTAAGGTTGTGGGTGTGGTGAAAGAGCGGCGCACCGGCAAGGAGCGAATTTTTAAGTTTCCAGAAAAATGTCCGGTTTGTGGCGAGAAAATTTATCGTCTGGAAGGCGAGGCTGACTGGCGCTGTGTCAATTCTTCCTGTCCGGCACAGATCAAAGCCGCAATCTTACATTTTGCCTCCAGACAGGCAATGGATATTGAAGGACTGGGTGAGGTTTTAGTAAATAAACTTGTGGATCTCGGAATAGTAAAGAGTTTTGATGATATTTATAAACTGCAATTGAAGACGATTGCCGATTTGGAAAGGATGGGAGAGAAATCCGCCCAGAATTTGATAAATGCGATCGAAAAGAGCAAAGAACGCGATTTTGTGAATGTTCTCTATGCCCTGGGGATACCCAATGTTGGCATAAATGCTTCAAATCTGTTGGCAAACGAATTCAAGAATATTGATAATCTGATGAATGCCAGTTTTGAACAACTCACTGCGATTCCTGGCATCGGTGAGGTTGTTGCCGAAGGGATTATAAATTATTTCAAGAGCCCCAAAAACCGGCGGCTCATTGAAAATTTAAAAAAGGCAGGATTAAAATTTGAGACAGAAAAAGTGGTATCCGAGGGTCCGTTAAAGAATAAGACCTTTGTCTTCACCGGAGAACTATCTTCAATGACCCGTGAGGAGGCGCAGGCAATAGTGCGCAAACTGGGCGGTCATCCTTCAAGTTCGGTCTCCAAAAATACCGATTATGTGGTAGTGGGCACCGCACCTGGTTCAAAGTATGAAAAGGCAAAAAAACTCGGGGTGAAGATAATTGATGAACAGGAATTTTTAAAGATGATCAAGGGTTTTAAAAAATGATAAGAATCCGGCACAAAAATCCCAAGTTAGTGGTAGAACTTATTTTGCAAAATTGAATATTGAGGAGGCTGGATGGAGATAAAGCCTGAAAATTATATTGAAAAAATCGTCCGGGAGGAACTGGATAATCTTTACAAACGCGATGCGACCATCTGCCGTTGCCCCAATTGTTACCAGGATATCATGACCCTGACATTAAATAATCTCCCCGCCATGTATGTAGCCAGTGATGTTGGTCATATCATGACGATGTTTAATCTCAGCAAGGACCAGATACAAGCGCAGGTCCTGGTAGAACTATTGAAGGCAGTAGAAAAGGTTCGACAGAATCCCCGCCATTAAAAATTTATTTTGTATAACACGCTGACTTTATCAATATTGCATTCCACATCAAAGTTATACATCTTCGCACCCACATAGGCATCGGCAACCGCATATCCGAATAAAAACAATTCCCACCACAGAAAGGAATTCCGTGCTGCATAGTCCCTTTCCTGATGATTTTTATAGGCAAAATAACCGAGGGCTATCTCACCAGCACCAATACACACGCCGGGTAGATACCGTTCGGTATAAAACTGCCCACCCCCTGGGAGCAAACAGAAAAGCATCGCCTTGCCCGCAGATTTTTTCCCGCCCCATAATGGATTGATTAATAAAGTCAAAAATATTAAAACCGAGAGCTTTTTGATATCGAAGAGTCTCATCTTTCTGCGGACTTATTTTGTATACTTATAGTCAAACCGCTCAATGGAGTCGATTACTGCGGTAAAGTACATTGACCGGTAAGCCAGCCGCTGTTCATGCATGAAGCGAAGCAGATCCGCAAGTCTTTTCAAGGCATTGGGGGCCGATATATAGATTTCAATCCCCTGGTACCGACGGTCAAATTGGCGCATTATTTCTACCTCTCCATAGGGAGTTAGTTTATCATCCTGGAATAATTTTTCTACCGGTAATCGTTCAAAATCACTCCTTATGCCTTTCTCGCTCTTTATCGTCTCTTCCCACATCTTTATCTCTTCCTTCAATCGGTCGGTGCTGTTTTTAACTGGTAGATATTGGGTCCGGTAAAATAAATAACCAAAGATGATAAAGATGACAAGTAAAATCCAGGGAATGTATCTCATAGATTTTCAATTGCCTGTTTGATATAGGAAAGCCGTTCCAGAGATTCCTCTAAGCGCCTTTCCTCTTTTTCCTTGATTTCGGGTTTTACCTGATTTACATACATTGGATTATTCAACCGGTTTTTTATTTCATCAATTCTTCTGGTAAGGAAAGCAATCTCGGCTTCCAGACGCTCTCTTTCTTTTCTGGTATCAATACCCTGGAGGATCACATAGGCAACGATTTTAGGCATAACGATTGTGGCACAGGAGACCTTGGGCTTATTACCAAAGACAAGCGTATTTATCTGTGCTAGTCTCTGGAATAGGGGGGTGTTGAAATCAATGCGCTTTTTTCTTTCGTCATCGGTCATGACCACAATATTCAATTTTTCACCACTCGGGATTGAGAATAACCCGCGGATATTGCGCAATTCTTCAATCAATTTTATAATTTCGCAGACATATGGAGGGGTTTGTGGGATATCAAGTTTACGGGGATATTCATCGAGTAGAATACTCTTTTTCTTATCGTGGAATTTCTGGTATAATTCTTCGGTGATAAAGGGGATATAGGGGTGGAATACTTTTAATAATTGTTTGAGCAGAAATTTTGCACAATTCTTTTTATCATAGGGCGGGATTTTTATTATCTCTAAATACCAGTCGCAGAAGGTATGCCAGAAGAAGTCATAGAGCCGCTTGCTGAAGGCATTCAACTCAAAATTATTCAAAAATTGTTCACCGTCGGTTAATAAATCATTGAATTCGTTTAAAATCCAGATATCAAAATCATTCAATACCTCGGGCAGATCTTCGGGCAGATGGGCAAAAGAGGTAAAGATCAACCGGCTCGCATTCCATAGTTTATTGCAGAATTTCCTTCCTACATCGATTGATTTCTCACTATATAGGACATCCTGTTCCCGGGGAGTGATCAGCATAAGTCCCAAGCGCAAGGCATCAGCACCGTATTTTTCAATCAAATCCATGGGTTCGGGTGAATTCCCCAGGCTTTTTGACATCTTCCGACCTTTCTCATCGCGAATCATCGGGTGAAAGACAACATTGCTGAAGGGTATATTTTTGGTAAACTCCAATCCCGCCATGATCATCCTTGCTACCCAGAGGTAGATGATATCCCAACCTGTGGCTAAGGTTTGGGTAGGATAAAAACGTCTGAAGTCTTCAGTATCATCAGGCCAACCCAAAGTCGCAAAAGGCCAGAGCCAGGATGAGAACCAGGTGTCCAGCACATCCTCATCCTGGTAAATCTCTGTGGAACCACAATTCGGGCATCTCTCGGGCTTGGTTTCGGCAACAATAATCCCTTGGATCACGCCGTTTTTCTCTGCCTCCGGGTTATAACATTTTTTACAGTAATATATCGGAATCCGATGACCCCACCAGAGTTGCCTGGAGATGCACCAGTCCTTTACATTCTCCAGCCAATGATTATAAAGATTTATCCACCGTCTGGGGTAGATTCTGATTTTGCCTTCTTTTACCACCCTGAGTGCAGGTTCGGCCAGGGGTTTCATCCGGACAAACCATTGTTTTGACAGCCGTGGTTCAATCGGTGTTCCACAACGCTCGCAGATACCCATGGGCACTGTATAATTTTCAATCCGCTCCAAAAGTTTTAGCCGATCAAGGTGTTCAATGATTCTTTTTCGTGCTTCAAACCTTTCAATCCCTTGGTATTCGCCTGCATTCTCATTGAGAGTGCCATCAGGGTTCATGATATTTATAATTGCCAGTTTGTGTTTTTGAGAAAGTTCAAAATCAAACGGGTCATGGGCAGGAGTTACTTTTAAGGCGCCAGTTCCAAATTCGGGGTCCACATAACTGTCCGCAATAATTGGAATTTCCCGGTCCATAATCGGCAGGATTGCGGTTTTACCTATTAAATTCTGGTATCTCGGGTCGTCAGGATTCACACAGACTGCAGTATCGCCCAGCATCGTCTCGGGCCTGGTCGTCGCCACCGTGATGAATTCCGGGGTATTCTTTATAGGATATTTGATATAATAAAGTTTTCCGGCTTTATTTTCGTTCTCCACCTGCTCATCAGAGAGGGCAGTAAGACATCGGGGACACCAGTTGATGATTCTTTCACCCCGATATATCAACCCTTTTTTATAGAGGTCAACAAAGACCTTTATCACTTTCTTTGAGTATTCTTCAGAAAGGGTGAAATGTTCCCGTGTCCAGTCTAATGCACAGCCCATCTTCTTTAACTGCATCCTTATTACATCGGCATATTCTTCCTTCCATCTCCAGACTTCTTCCAAAAATTTTTCCCGGCCCAGTTCTTCCTTTTTAATCCCTCTTGGCAAGAGTCTTTCTTCTTCTACCTTTACCTGGGTTGCAATTCCCGCATGGTCCATTCCCGGAACCCAGAGTGTCTCATACCCGCACATTTTCTTATATCTAATCAGAACATCCTGTATTGTATTATTGAGAATATGTCCAAGGGTGAGCCTTCCTGTTACATTGGGTGGAGGAATGGTGATTGTGTAAGTTGGTTTGTTTGAATTTAAATCCGGGGTGAATAGCTTTTCTTTTAACCAGAAATCGTATATCCGGTCTTCAATCCCTTTCGGTTCATATCGGGTTGAGAAATCTTCCATATATTAAATATACATAGAATTTTCTTTAAGTCAATATATCCTTATTTTTCACATTCCCATATCTGTAGTGGCAGAGCTTACTCTGCAATAATCAATGTCGAGCAAACTCGACTACCACAAAAGATGGTTATTGGGCATGGATGCTGGTATAATAATTGGTCTTTGGTTTTAAATATGGAGTTAATCCGTAAGGATTTTATCTATTAAAATCCCCTTTAGTCCCCCTTTTCTAAAGGGGGAAAGAGCGAGATTAGTAGGAACAAGCGTAGCACTCCTGCGAATGAAATGATCCCGCATCTCAATTTTTCGAAATCCGCAATGCCGTTCTCAATCACTTCTGGCATTTTGGACAATATCGCGTTGACCGATTACCTACCTTTGTCAACACGATCCTTGCCCCACACTTCTTACAGGGTTTGCCTTCCTGGTCATAAACATACAAAAAATTCTGGAAATTACCGGTTTTTCCGTCCGTCCTTCTGTAATCAGATACTGTTGTTCCGCATTCATCAATCCCTTTCTTTAATACCTGTTTTATCGCCAATAGGAGTTTGAATATCTCATCGGTCTTTAATGTATTTGCCCTTCTTGTCGGTCTTATTCCAGCATGGAACAGTGCCTCATCTGAATAGATATTCCCCACACCCGCACATATACACTGGTCAAGCAATACAGATTTTATCTTTGCCTTGCGATTTTTTATTTTATCTTTGAAATACGCGAAGTCGTATTCCGGTGATAATGGTTCATAACTCAGGTTAAAGAATCCTTTTAAAACCCTTGGCCTTTCGTCTTCTTCTATCAAATAAACCCTTCCCAGTGCCCTCGGCTCACTGAAGAGAAGCAATTTATCTTCTAACTCTATTATCAACCTCACAAATTTTGCTTTTTCATTAAACACAAATGTTTCTAATTTGGAGTTTAAAAACTGTTTAGGATTTGCGATTTTTGGTTTTTTTAGAATGAATATCCTTCCTGACAATCGCAAATGAAATATCAATCTTTTCCCATTGCTCAAAACAATGATGAGATATTTTGCCCTTCTTATTACATCTAAGACTCTTTCATTTATCAAATTCCTACAGAATTTCTCGGGTAAGGGATAGCCGATTATATCTCTTCTTAGAATTTCACAATCAAGAATCCTCTGGTTTATTATTTCTGATTTTAATTCTCTTTTTATCGTTTCAACCTCAGGTAGTTCTGGCATTATTTCTTGAACAAATCTCTTAGTTTCTTCTCCAGTTCCTTCTTCTTTTTATCGTATTCTTCTTTTATCTTACCCTTGAGGCGTTCTTTTATCTTATCTGTATCCAGCCTGAACTGAGGGGAGAATAACTTGCCAGTGGCAAGGATATCCAGTGTTGCCCTTCCTTGGGGGTCATAGGATAATAACCAGTCTGCATGGTAATTTTTGAGCAGGTCCGATTCCCTCTTATTAAGGGTAAGGGTGAGGTTGAGTCTTATGTCGCCATCAAGTTTTACATAGCCATCAACCAGAAAATTTCCTATATCGGTCGCCATAGACCAGTCTTCGATATGGGCACGGCCATTCTCAATCTTGTAAGATAAGACAAGGTCATTGAAGTTAATGGTCCTTCTCTCCTTGAAGCCAAGCCATTCGCATAACCGATTGAGAAATTCAAAGTTGTTAAAGGCTCCGTTGAGGAGTTTTACATTACCTGAAGCCGAGAGGTTGGCGATCACCTGTTTCTGCTGGAAACCCATACCGCTGAAATTGTTCACACCGGTGAGTCTGCCGGTCAGGTTTTCAAATTTCAGAAAGCGCTTTAAGATTTTCTGGACATTTATATTCTCCATCAAGCTGTGAATCCGGTAGGGTTCTGGACTGTTGATATTGTAGTAAAAATCAAACTGGACCTTGCCATCAAATGTCTCAGCACTACAATTCCGGAGGTCAATGATCCCGTTTTCATATTTAATGGTGGTATTGATATTTTTGAATTCCATATCCATCCCTGTGAGCCGGTTTATCTTCACATTACCCTGGATTGTCACGGGAATTCCTTTCTGTTCAGCCTTTTTTTCTTGGCGGGTTTTTGGGAATAATTCATCTAAATCAATAAGATTGGATGAATTATTGATCTGGATGATAGGGTGCTGGAAGTTCGATACATAACCATTCAAGGAAAAATCTGACCGGCCGATGTGCCCTGAGCATTCGGTAATCTTTGCTCCGTCATTCTGAACGGTCCCTTTAACCCGGAAATTGGTTATCGGCTTTGCCAGTCCGATTCCATCAATGGTTGCATCGGTGATTGCATACTCGCCAAAATAAGTAATCTTTTCTATACTTCCTTTCAGGGCAATATTCAAACTGACATCCCCAGATAATTTCATACCCGCACTCTGGTCTGAGAGGTTTTCAATATCCCTAAGATTCAGCGCTGATTTTACAATGAGGTCAAGAAGGGGCTTTTTTAGGTCATTTATTGATCCAGTGATATCGAACCGTGAGTTTCCTATCAGCCCCTGGATGATGATATTCTTGATGGAGTTGAGGTCGAAGGAAAAACTACCGTTGATTTTCTGGATTGGTTGTTTCAGTTCGGGTAATTTAATTGTGATATTCACCAGTTCACATTGACCATTTATTTTGGGTTCTTTTGTATTACCCAGGATTTTTGCCTCAGCCCTTATTGAGCCGGATAAGCGTTCAATCTTTACCTTTTGTGGAAAGAGCTCCCGCAATTTCGCTATTTCGGGGATGAGTAAATGTGCATTCAGGTTCAATAATTCTGCTTTTTCAATTGTGCCCGAAACCTGGACTTCGATCGGATCATAGACAATTTTTAATTCTTTCAGGTCGATATTTCGGGTCAGGGTATCATACTCTAAGGTGTTGTTTATCTTCAAGGCGACCACCGGTAGCGTTTTACTTTTTGCCTCCATAGTCTGTTGGCCGCTGATGGTAAGGAGGTTTTTGGCGATGGTGATTTGCTGTTTTATATCCTGGATATTGAAGGTGGTATTGGTTATCGCATCTTCATAGGAAAGGCTTGTCCGTTCAATATCAATCCGGTCAATGACGATGCGAAAATCCGGTCCCTCAAATTTTTGTAAGCGCGGGATTGTGATATTGTAGTAATTATCCTTATTCCTTTCAATGTTGAACTTGGCACCGTCAATGGTGATGCTATTGACAACAACCTGGCGCCTGAATAGGGGAAAGAGCCGCAAATTCAATCGCACTTCTTTTATCTCCACCATTTTTCGGTCACTGAACCCGGGCGGATTCTTCAAAGATAGATCTTCAATACCGATGGAAATCTTAAATCCTAATTTCAACGCAACATTTCCTACATCTACCGGATAATTGATGGCTTCAGATGCCATCCGGGCAACTAAATTCTTGAGATAAGCGGGTGTGAGAAATGATCGGATTGCGATATAACCGATCACGATTAAAAGTACGATTATTCCGAGAATGATCCCTAAAATTTTTAATAATTTCTTCATCTCCGCCTCCTTTTAAATCAAAATATGCCCGGAAAAAATAACGCTGAACAATTTTACAAATGGGCCAATCCAGCCCCAGAGTACCGGGAAGCCCAGGTTATCGATGAATATCAGCGCAAGGAGTAAGAAAAAACCATACCGTTCCATTTCATACTCCAGGGATTTATATTGATAAGGAAGGAGGTTGAATAGTATTTTGGAACCATCCAGAGGTGGAATTGGGATGAGATTAAAAGCACAGAGCACAAGATTGAAATAGAGACTCAATTTTAACATTAGCAATATTGGAAAAATGACAGCAGGACTGAAATGTGTGGTGTTAAGCAGACGCAGGAGTAAGCCCGAGACCATGGCGAGGAGGAAGTTTGCACCTGGCCCGGCAAGGGAGGTGAAGATTATTCCCTTTTTAAGATTATAAAAGTTATACGGATTTACTGGAACCGGTTTTGCCCAGCCAAATCTGAAGAACAAAAATGCAAGAAATCCAATCGGGTCAATATGTTTCAGGGGATTGAAGGTCAGTCGTCCCTGCCACTTTGCGGTTGGATCGCCCATTCGTAAGGCAGCAAACCCGTGGAAGTATTCATGGACAGTGAGGGCGAGGAGAAGTGGGGGAAGCGACAATAATAACTCTAAGATACGTTCAGCCATTTTTTGATCACCTCCAACGACTCTTTTTTTGATTTCACCAATCCATCGAGTTGCATCTTATGGATCCCGGAGAGGACTTCTCTAAATATCGGTCCGGGTTTTAGATTCAACGCCAGCAGGTCATTGCCCCGGATAAGGGGTTTTATCTTGCTTAAGATATAATACCTCCTTATTTTTTTTCGCAAACTTTTATACAGTCTACCCAGCAACCTTATGACCCGGGGATTGACATTACGCAGGGCATAAAAGATTTCGCTATTCAGTTTCGCATCCTTTAATGTATTCCGGATGCGCTGGAGATTCTGAAAATTGCTCACGAGTTCTTCTTCCTCTTTGCTCAGAGGAAATTTATCCTCCAGAAGACTCAAAAAATAGTAAAGTCTCAAATCCTCGGGAATTTTTTTAATTAAGTTGAGTTTCTTGATATCAAATTCCAGGACCTCGTATTTATGGAGATCTTTTAAAGTACGCAGATAGGTTTTTTCTTCAAAAATCAAACGCAGTTCATTCAGGATGCGCTGTTTTGATACTTTTTTCAATACCCGCAACCATACCGCTTCATAGATTAATTTCTCGGTCTTGGGTTCTAATTTGAAATTAAGCCGGTTTTTGTAGCGTAATGCCCGGAAGATCCGGGTGGGGTCATCCAAAAAACTCTTGGGATGGATTACCCGTATCCAGCGTTTTTCAAGATAGATGCGACCTAAGAAAGGATCAAGCCATCTTATTCGTTCTTTTTTTAATTCAAGAGCCATTGCATTTATCGAAAAATCCCGGCGCCGTAGGTCGCCGTGGATATCGGATTCAAATACCTGGGGCAGGGCACCGGGCTTGGGATAAATTTCATCTCTGGTCATCGCAATATCAACCCGGGTTCGATTCTTAAAAATCGTCGCTGTGCCAAAGTCCGGATGGATTTCCAGTTTGCCCTGGAGGATTTTATTTAATTCCCGGGCAGCTTTCAATGCATCCCCATGGACTGCGATATCAATATCCCTGGTCTTCCTTCCTAAAAGGGTGTCTCTAATGATACCACCGACCAGGTAAGCTTCGTATTCTGAGTTAAGAAAGAAATCGACGACCTTACTTAAAACCGATTTCTTTCTCTTCTTTACCAAAGATTTTAATTTTTCCAAACCGTTCTTCATACTTTTTGAGATTCTCTTCAAGGGCCTCTTTCAATAAATAGGCATTCTGTGGGGTCATTATGATTCTTGAGAACACCTTTGCTTTTTGGAGCCCTGGTAGCATCCGTGCAAAGTCAAGGATGAACTCCGAAGGTGAATGGGCAATCAGCACAAAATTAGAGTATACTCCATCCGAGTGTTCGGGACTTAATTCAATATTGATGGGTGGTCTTTTTTCTTCATCCATTATCGCTCCTTTTGTTTAATTATATCCAATAACGGCTGTTAATCAAGTCTGAATAAATTTTCAAAAACCGATTATACTCTATTATTTTTTCTGTGCACCAGAACCGGGTTTAAAATCTTTTGCTACTTCTTCAATGCGGTGTATCAATCCCAGTTCCTTAAAAAGGGCTGACGCCTTTGCAAAATAAGTGGCGGACCCTTCTGTTATCATGACCGGTGATTTTTGTTCCTCAAGATTTTTCAGCAAACAGGCATACTCGAAATAGCATTCTGCCAGTTCTTTTTTCTGCCTTAACTCGGTGTAGATT
Above is a genomic segment from candidate division WOR-3 bacterium containing:
- the ligA gene encoding NAD-dependent DNA ligase LigA, with amino-acid sequence MKLEEAKKEIEKLRKEINYHNYRYYVLNQPVISDYEYDQLYKRLVELEKKFPELITPDSPTQRVGGEPLKEFKTVEHKIKMLSLDNTYSEEELLEFDRRVKKGLGRTVKYEVTLKIDGVAVTLHYKDGKFVLGATRGDGIHGDDITQNIKTIKSVPLELLTDDPELKNIEVRGEVYLSKKNFEKINKEREEKGEPIFANPRNAAAGTLKLLDPKEVARRNLDLFIHTIPVQPGPHHTSHFETLKKLGTAGFKVVPHIELCNDINEVIKYMKKWQDKRDELEYEVDGLVIKVDNFADRELLGYTIKSPRWAIAYKYPARQAITKLKDIQLQVGRTGRVTPVAILEPVPLSGTTISRATLHNEDEIKRKDIRIGDYVIIEKGGEVIPKVVGVVKERRTGKERIFKFPEKCPVCGEKIYRLEGEADWRCVNSSCPAQIKAAILHFASRQAMDIEGLGEVLVNKLVDLGIVKSFDDIYKLQLKTIADLERMGEKSAQNLINAIEKSKERDFVNVLYALGIPNVGINASNLLANEFKNIDNLMNASFEQLTAIPGIGEVVAEGIINYFKSPKNRRLIENLKKAGLKFETEKVVSEGPLKNKTFVFTGELSSMTREEAQAIVRKLGGHPSSSVSKNTDYVVVGTAPGSKYEKAKKLGVKIIDEQEFLKMIKGFKK
- a CDS encoding late competence development ComFB family protein; the encoded protein is MEIKPENYIEKIVREELDNLYKRDATICRCPNCYQDIMTLTLNNLPAMYVASDVGHIMTMFNLSKDQIQAQVLVELLKAVEKVRQNPRH
- a CDS encoding valine--tRNA ligase, translated to MEDFSTRYEPKGIEDRIYDFWLKEKLFTPDLNSNKPTYTITIPPPNVTGRLTLGHILNNTIQDVLIRYKKMCGYETLWVPGMDHAGIATQVKVEEERLLPRGIKKEELGREKFLEEVWRWKEEYADVIRMQLKKMGCALDWTREHFTLSEEYSKKVIKVFVDLYKKGLIYRGERIINWCPRCLTALSDEQVENENKAGKLYYIKYPIKNTPEFITVATTRPETMLGDTAVCVNPDDPRYQNLIGKTAILPIMDREIPIIADSYVDPEFGTGALKVTPAHDPFDFELSQKHKLAIINIMNPDGTLNENAGEYQGIERFEARKRIIEHLDRLKLLERIENYTVPMGICERCGTPIEPRLSKQWFVRMKPLAEPALRVVKEGKIRIYPRRWINLYNHWLENVKDWCISRQLWWGHRIPIYYCKKCYNPEAEKNGVIQGIIVAETKPERCPNCGSTEIYQDEDVLDTWFSSWLWPFATLGWPDDTEDFRRFYPTQTLATGWDIIYLWVARMIMAGLEFTKNIPFSNVVFHPMIRDEKGRKMSKSLGNSPEPMDLIEKYGADALRLGLMLITPREQDVLYSEKSIDVGRKFCNKLWNASRLIFTSFAHLPEDLPEVLNDFDIWILNEFNDLLTDGEQFLNNFELNAFSKRLYDFFWHTFCDWYLEIIKIPPYDKKNCAKFLLKQLLKVFHPYIPFITEELYQKFHDKKKSILLDEYPRKLDIPQTPPYVCEIIKLIEELRNIRGLFSIPSGEKLNIVVMTDDERKKRIDFNTPLFQRLAQINTLVFGNKPKVSCATIVMPKIVAYVILQGIDTRKERERLEAEIAFLTRRIDEIKNRLNNPMYVNQVKPEIKEKEERRLEESLERLSYIKQAIENL
- the mutM gene encoding bifunctional DNA-formamidopyrimidine glycosylase/DNA-(apurinic or apyrimidinic site) lyase, with protein sequence MPELPEVETIKRELKSEIINQRILDCEILRRDIIGYPLPEKFCRNLINERVLDVIRRAKYLIIVLSNGKRLIFHLRLSGRIFILKKPKIANPKQFLNSKLETFVFNEKAKFVRLIIELEDKLLLFSEPRALGRVYLIEEDERPRVLKGFFNLSYEPLSPEYDFAYFKDKIKNRKAKIKSVLLDQCICAGVGNIYSDEALFHAGIRPTRRANTLKTDEIFKLLLAIKQVLKKGIDECGTTVSDYRRTDGKTGNFQNFLYVYDQEGKPCKKCGARIVLTKVGNRSTRYCPKCQK
- a CDS encoding AsmA family protein codes for the protein MKKLLKILGIILGIIVLLIVIGYIAIRSFLTPAYLKNLVARMASEAINYPVDVGNVALKLGFKISIGIEDLSLKNPPGFSDRKMVEIKEVRLNLRLFPLFRRQVVVNSITIDGAKFNIERNKDNYYNITIPRLQKFEGPDFRIVIDRIDIERTSLSYEDAITNTTFNIQDIKQQITIAKNLLTISGQQTMEAKSKTLPVVALKINNTLEYDTLTRNIDLKELKIVYDPIEVQVSGTIEKAELLNLNAHLLIPEIAKLRELFPQKVKIERLSGSIRAEAKILGNTKEPKINGQCELVNITIKLPELKQPIQKINGSFSFDLNSIKNIIIQGLIGNSRFDITGSINDLKKPLLDLIVKSALNLRDIENLSDQSAGMKLSGDVSLNIALKGSIEKITYFGEYAITDATIDGIGLAKPITNFRVKGTVQNDGAKITECSGHIGRSDFSLNGYVSNFQHPIIQINNSSNLIDLDELFPKTRQEKKAEQKGIPVTIQGNVKINRLTGMDMEFKNINTTIKYENGIIDLRNCSAETFDGKVQFDFYYNINSPEPYRIHSLMENINVQKILKRFLKFENLTGRLTGVNNFSGMGFQQKQVIANLSASGNVKLLNGAFNNFEFLNRLCEWLGFKERRTINFNDLVLSYKIENGRAHIEDWSMATDIGNFLVDGYVKLDGDIRLNLTLTLNKRESDLLKNYHADWLLSYDPQGRATLDILATGKLFSPQFRLDTDKIKERLKGKIKEEYDKKKKELEKKLRDLFKK